From one Anticarsia gemmatalis isolate Benzon Research Colony breed Stoneville strain chromosome 20, ilAntGemm2 primary, whole genome shotgun sequence genomic stretch:
- the LOC142981882 gene encoding uncharacterized protein LOC142981882 encodes METTMSFSALFFKTKVNGLFRVIPSLAFEYAHLPEVTFGLKVVDPGYLGIMNCKYHLAYGLAPADRMPTNETCDAEAKKIGFVGSFQFCYLNMPPTHPSMPDREEFHDDDEENMHLEVIRNYNEHIDSSFI; translated from the exons ATGGAGACAACCATGAGCTTCAGCGCTTtgttctttaaaacaaaagttaatgGCTTATTTAGAGTGATACCGTCCCTAGCGTTCGAAT atgcACATTTGCCGGAGGTAACATTCGGTTTGAAAGTGGTGGACCCGGGGTACCTGGGCATCATGAACTGCAAGTATCACCTGGCCTACGGGCTCGCGCCTGCTGATCGCATGCCTACTAATGAAACG tgTGACGCCGAAGCAAAGAAAATAGGTTTCGTAGGTTCCTTCCAGTTTTGTTACCTGAACATGCCACCAACACATCCATCAATGCCCGACCGAGAGGAGTTTCATGATGATGACGAGGAAAACATGCATTTGGAAGTCATTCGGAACTATAACGAACATATCGACTCAAGCTTTATATAA
- the LOC142981933 gene encoding uncharacterized protein LOC142981933, which produces MNKKIDDMCMDLTFKNATSMMVNRIWNDMYEYLDSQPQWENATLLMFMTPRHEMLLFPDETAPGKFIGVANVVRSERRPPNKKNSVPLFKIYMKLLRDGRYLVLADCNIGVSMLSLPDDKPYHDSREIVQVATSLGLGDGNLICADGLEPTEPPAREEKEVEVKTFSHFLNPDANKGVL; this is translated from the exons ATGAATAAGAAGATTGATGATATGTGTATGGATTTGACTTTTAAGAATGCTACTTCTATG ATGGTGAATCGCATCTGGAACGATATGTACGAGTACTTGGACAGTCAGCCGCAGTGGGAGAACGCCACGCTGCTGATGTTCATGACTCCTCGACATGAGATGCTCTTGTTCCCTGATGAGACCGCGCCCGGCAAGTTTATAGGAGTCGCCAATGTGGTGCGATCTGAGA GGAGACCACCAAACAAAAAGAACTCCGTTCCACTCTTCAAGATTTACATGAAGCTGCTTCGAGACGGTCGGTACCTGGTGTTAGCTGACTGCAACATAGGAGTCAGCATGCTTTCCCTCCCAGACGATAAACCTTACCACGATTCAAGAGAAATTGTACAGGTAGCCACTTCTCTGGGCCTTGGGGATGGAAACCTCATCTGTGCAGATGGACTTGAACCTACTGAACCACCAGCTCGTGAGGAAAAAGAAGTGGAAGTAAAAACATTCAGTCACTTTTTAAACCCCGACGCAAATaaaggggtgttataa
- the LOC142981959 gene encoding uncharacterized protein LOC142981959 codes for MFFTHTVLVFILSCVLGDAYIEKLSPRLQKKYEELCNTLPADPYFRESAIVDSTWRAYFVWNEDMYDKCIDIVFKLPNPLLIKTIQTRMRKYMKKEPAWYNATLYMTINSYRGILLIPDSDKRLGRFIQVPNLVRGSYDIAPEKKSMQLYKATFKLLYLGWYMLFCDCSKGVTFILARRDRKVSPKVLEAIADSYDYGKGPYPTCLDPDWND; via the exons ATGTTTTTTACACACACCgttctagtttttattttgtcttgtgTTTTGGGTGATGCGTATATAGAGAAATTAAGTCCGAGATTACAGAAAAAGTATGAAGAATTATGTAATACGTTGCCAGCGGATCCTTATTTTAGAGAATCGGCTATCGTGGATTCGACGTGGAGAGCTTATTTCGTGTGGAACGAGGATATGTATGACAAGTGTATTGATATTGTGTTCAAACTACCTAACCCTTtg TTAATAAAAACCATACAAACTCGTATGAGAAAATACATGAAGAAGGAGCCGGCGTGGTATAACGCGACGCTCTACATGACGATCAACAGTTACAGAGGAATACTGCTCATACCAGACTCTGATAAAAGACTTGGTCGGTTCATTCAAGTACCTAACTTGGTGCGAGGGAGCTACG ATATAGCTCCCGAAAAGAAATCGATGCAGTTATACAAGGCAACGTTCAAATTACTCTACCTCGGTTGGTACATGCTGTTCTGTGACTGTTCGAAAGGGGTCACTTTTATATTAGCAAGACGGGACAGGAAGGTTTCACCGAAAGTCTTGGAGGCTATTGCTGACTCTTATGATTATGGTAAAGGACCATACCCTACCTGCCTAGATCCTGACTGGAATGACTGA